The Festucalex cinctus isolate MCC-2025b chromosome 14, RoL_Fcin_1.0, whole genome shotgun sequence DNA window GAAGGACAGGGCGAACCTCGAGGACACCGCAGCCCAATTGAAGGAGTGGCTGAGTCGGGTAGACAGGAGTCTGCTGCTGGGCAGGTTCAAGGTGTGGTGCTTCGAGCATGGCATCATACCAAGACTGCAGTGGCCATTCCTGCTATACGACTTCCCTATGACCAGAGTCGAAGCAATGGAGAGAGTCTGTAGCAGGTCTATCCGCAAATGGCTGGGCGTTCCTCCAGCCTTCAGCTCAGTCAACCTGAACAGTAGGTCATCAGCACTCCGGTTACCATGCTCCTCTGTCATAGAAGAATTCAAGGCCACCAAAGCAAGGGCAGCGTGCACGCTTTTAGTCTCCAGGGACACAAAAGTCAGGCATGCCAGCTCCGCCATCAACTGCGGCCGGAAGTGGAAACCCCTTGAAGCAGTGAAAGAAGCGGAAGCCTACTGGAGACATCAGGAAATCGTAGGCACTGTGTGTCGCGGACGGCTAGGGCTTGGCAACTACACCGTCAAGAACTGGTCGAAAACCAACACGCGAGACAGAAGGGACTTGGTGGTACGAAGGGTGCGGGAGGCAGCTGAAGAAGACCGTCGAGTCAAAGCGGCATGGTTGGGCACCCAGGCACGCTGGATGCAGTGGGAGGGGGCGCTCGAGAGACCATTGTCTTGGAAGGAGATCTGGGGCACTGACCAAAACAAGCTGGGCTTCCTGCTGCGCGCGGTGGCTGATCTCCTACCCACACCAAGTAATTTGAAGATCTGGGGCAAAGAGGAAGAGGCATCCTGTAATCACTGCGGCGCCAGCCTCTGCACACTGAACCACATTCTGACCAGCTGCCCAAAAGCTCTGGCAGGCGGGCGCTACCGGTGGAGACACGACAAGGTCCTCACCGAGGTCGCCAAGTGGGTCGAACTACAGAGAAGCCACACCAGCAAGCAGCCACCAGTACCACCAAGGCTCACAAGCTTCCAGCCAGAGGGCAGCAAAGTCCCAAAGGGAAGAAGATCTGACCACCGACCATCAATGCTACACCGCGCATCAGATTGGGAGCTCAGGGTGGATCTCAAGAAGAAGTTGGTCTTTCCTCAGGAAGTAGTGGCAACTACCCTCCGACCGGATATGATCCTTCTTTCTAGGAGCTCAAAATCCATCATTTTGGCCGAACTCACCGTTCCCTGGGAAGACAGGCTAGCCATATCACATCAGGCAAAGAAGGCTAAGTACCAGGACATTGTGGATGAGGCAACCCTCGCTGGGTGGCATACCACCCTCTTCCCAATCGAGGTCGGGGCTCGGGGTCCCCCGCCACATCAATGCGCAGTTTCCTGCAGAGGATCGGACTTGAGTCCAAACAAGTACAGAAGGCTATCAGGGAGATAGCCACAGTAGCCGAAAGTAGTTCCAGGTGGCTGTGGCTGTCAAGAAATCGTAGTTGGACTCCTTCTGCAGGTGAAGGCTAACTCAGCCTTTGCTGCCCCACTCAGGAGAGGTGTACAGGTTAAGGGGCGAAACACCTGTGACCCTGAGATACCTGCTGACGATGTAGAAGGGGTCCCTAGGAACACCATGACACTCCACCAGTTAGAACCTCAATGTCCACTTCCGTAGTTGCTCCTGCAGTCTCTGCTTGTAGCAAAGCACCTTGGGTGTTTATTTCATCTTAGAGGAGAAGAAGCAAATAGTGGCTCCTGTATTGTCACAGGAGCAAGGACACTAATTCAGTGAACTGGtgagtagaaaatggatggatggattttacgacaacatactgtattatttatttacaggaaTTGACTGGCAACTTTAGTTGCCAACAAATTCCTGTAAATTAGAATACAATAAACAGTTGTAAAGAGTATATACACAGTAAATATAGTACGTACTAAAAAAGTACAGGAATATACTGtaatagattttcacaatttacCTGAGATTTTACAATAATTAgctggcaacttttttttatagttatttcttgtcaattctaaaaattctaaaaagtttttaaataggCTGGTTTGCGCGCATCTGTGGAATGACCAACACCCAGTCTAATCCCCCTCTGCGCAGATTTAGACCATGCCTTGTGCTAGACTTGCATGAGTCCCGAAAACTGAGCCCATTGTCTTTATGTTAAATCTGTTGTGACATTGGGTACCATCATAAAATTGCTAccagagtaaaaaaaacaaaacaaaaaaacaaaacatgttaattttagtagtagtagtactgaTTGTGTTATTGTATGTAATGTTCAGTGACAATAAAACTTGCATTTTGACATGCTATAAAAGTTATTATTTCGGAAAACGCTAACAATGTTGAATAATAGATTTTAATGTGTATGTAATGTCATGTTTTTATCCTGAATCTGTTTTCACGagggtttgtttgcttgtttttaaagCGTGTCTCTGCTTCAAGAACTGCCAGAAGAGAAACTTGCCAAGATTGTTGATTTTCTTGAAGTTGTGAGTCTTTccaataattattaataataataattattattatatataactTAGTTCCATGCAGAAAGTTTCCTAGTAAACCAATCTATGGAATGTCCAGTGTGAGACAAGTATGTTTCATCTTTGCAGGATTGTTTTGAAAAGGGAGAGTACATTATTCGCGAAGGTGAAGTTGGGAGCACGTTCTTTATCATTGCAAAGGGAGAAGTAAGTTACACATCTAATTAGTTTGCAATTTACACACATACCACAAGAAGCACAAAGAGTTACATCAAATACAGACCTAAATTAGGCATCCTTAAAACAGAAACGCAAACTCTGGAAGTGTCATCATACCAAGTGTATGACAATGGCAATTCAgtcccagaattttttttttttcctcaccaacCTGTCACGCCGcatcggcgtgacggcccatgcttttattttgttatccatgtttcctgtcatgctttgaaaatcctaactctcctctcaccccaggtcacttacccttcctgccgctccataattaccggtccccgcccataattacaaacacctgccaccaatcaagactctcaataaaagccagctgcattctaccctcagtgccgaagtgtcacagtcagtgcatggaagcgtcccacagtcctcatgacctcGTTCACGGTGCCTTGtattttttgccttgtttttgtgccttttcctcccgagtggagcgcctttagttaccccttttgccttgtgccctttttcctccctagcggagcgctttctgttgtccccagtaccttttgcctgttttttcctccctagtggagcgctttttgttctccacttttttgattccccgttctcctctcagtttgagaggagacagttgttggccggtaataaacctgttgccttggtggcccaccttactcctgcgtctgagtcctaccttacctcgtcttgTCACAACCAACCTGTAAAGTAAgttcaaaagaaagaaaacttatTTTCTACAGTTAGTATTTaacatatttgtttatttttacaatagagTGGAATAACTCAAACATTTCTGAATATGAAAATGTAGatcacttaaagggatactttactttttgagccattttggcagtcaaacattaatattttgcctataataaatttgatattttcattatttttcatgtacaatttgtacctttaaaaacacattttgcaacttgctgtcgactgaaaatgacattacaagggctcaggtaaccaaacacagctcagcttgtcagtgtcacatgaccaaacctagaaaacagatgagctgtgattggttacctgagcccttgtgatgtcattttcagtcgacagcattttgcaaaatgtatttttttattttttttcccccccccaaggctccaggtggaggagtggaaccgttaCTACTAGCCTTCGGTgctggttggcgtgggttcacttctccgcctgggagaccatgtgtggcGCTTACGTGATGTAGGCTAGTGTGAGTGAttgggggaaaagaaaaaaagtgtatttttaaaggttctatttgtacgtgaaaaataatgaaagtatcaaattaattacagacaaaatcttaactttttattgctataatgggctaaataagtgtagCATCCTTTTACGTCGAATTTATTTGATAGCCTTTAATCACAGAAAAGTCACAGAAAAGTCCTTCAGAGGTCTGCAGTTGATAAACAGTAACATTGCCTGATCAAAAACCCAAGGAAGCGCAAGGAAGAACTCGCactaaaaaataatgtattgatGTAAGCCCCACCCACTTTCTGTTAAACCATGCCCACTTCCGGTTTAGGCCCCTCCTCCTCCCAACACGGATACAAATAATTTAGATGATGGAAGATAGTGCTGTACTCGCTCAATAATACTTACCTTAAATACAATGGTCAGAACACACTTTGGTAGACCTTGTCGGTTGGAAATCTTTTcgatttcttatttatttatccagacACTCCTTTGTTCGTTCACATTCAACATTCCGCCATTCCGTGCACGTCACACAATGTGGACGTCATGTGAGTCAGTATATTTCAGCGGTTGCCATTTACTCATTTGGCCAACAGATTTTATCCTCACACATCTATTGTTGAATGTTAGTTATTGCACCAGCTGACAAATAATGATTTGGAAAATGTCATGTTGGATATCTGTAGGTTATTGTGACACAAAGTACAGAAGGTTTTGCTGAGCCTCAGGAAATCAAGACCCTTGGAGTTGGAGACTACTTTGGAGAGAAAGCTCTCATCAGGTATATTTACAACATATTTATTACTTGCCTGCAGGGTTGGGAAATCCAGGTACTGAAAGTACAAACCCGAAAACCGTTTGGCTTTAACCACAGGTCCTTCTAACCAACAGGTGGAGacaagcttgtttacctgctagtTGAgtatagaagcacctgtggctaaagccaatctgtggcaggggttttactgtttgttttcctgatgCTTATAGATGTtatctttccttgtgtaaagtacattgagttgccttgtgtaagGGTATGTATATTGTTACAAGTTAACACGTTACAGAATAATGCATTACAGCACTCCTTTCTGCCTCGCAATTACagggttctgggtttgaatctctctGTGCTTGTGTGAGTTGACTCTGTCTTCCTACCACAAGATAGTTGATGGCTCTAAATTgcatcccccccccacacaccttTTTGTTGATACATGTATCAAGTGAAGATCTTCGCTCAGCCAACATCATCTGCGATGAAAATGACACACAATGTCTGGTGGTGGACAGAGAGTGAGTACTTGCTTTAAccttcacacattttttttttttcaatcacacTAGAATGTTACAATTGCGAACCTCACCTGAAGtagaaaaaatgtttactgtttttttttttttttttttttcttttccttttttaaaacaGCAAATAAATTAAGCTATGTCAAGATCAAGGGCAAAAATGTTTCCCtagtccaggggtgtccaaactttttcatttgagggccacatacagaaaatcaaaaggacgcaagtgtcatgttttggttctgtttggggtgggttttgctttgtttttgttggggttttgagtttgtcatgtttatgttctgctttcatTCTTCCCTAGTCTTGTTAAGCCtcgtcatgtccacctgtgtttgcctgcccttcctcatgtgtcaaccaatcagcaccccctaccacttgtgtcttgcccagctgtgtctaatcattctcaattagtgtgtgtacttagttatcggttttcgcttcagttcttgtcggttcattgttcttgtttccaCACGTCCATGCTGCCATTGTTAAGTCTTGTCTTGTACCGTTTTCCccttctgtgtttttttttttattcttagttACCAAACCCTGTTTgccgcttttgttttgtttgattaaatttactcctttTTGAGCACCTTTGACTCGTTcgcctcctgcacttgggtcctccaCCACACCTCATATCCGTGACAGCAAGGGcttcatgttatgaagagaaattgtgtttagtcctaaaaattgtagaaataatttgtgcttttgcatctttagaaaaatgatacagtatataaaccaatttatttgtaatatggcagtagggataattatagttttggaattttcattttagtttttatttcattttgagtttttttttttttttaagttggttttaattagttttcagggtggttatgttagtttttattagttttagttcattaataaatgtttagtttcagtattagttttagcttcttttttttttttttttaaatgtattacttgtgcgcaatatttaaaaaataccatgggcgcgacgtcattattccggtttatatcaaaataaatctactaaaaatcacatttaaaatcatctccaaaggttcatgcattaaaataattaccaaagactaaaacgaaggacatttttgctataattatagttagttttgtaaacataaaatgtagtttcagtttttttttttaaaagcatattcgtctttattttatttcgttaacgaaatttttttttattttagttttagtattttcgttagttttagttaactaaaataacctttaatagcacgtGTTTTTcagcaccctcccttcttatgttgaccatctccaaacgtttttgtttttattttatttgaactgagttgaatgccatttttagcatatgttgcgggccactaaaacgtggacggcgggccgcaaatggcccccgggccgtagtttagaCACCTCTGTCCTAGTCGCTGTTGAATTAGTGAAGTGGGCCTGGTATCAGTGGAGGGGATGCAGGAAATAATAACTGATGAATGGGGTTGACAAAAGACATCCACAGTCATCAAGCTCTTTAGCAAGACAAGTTCCAATAAAGTTTGACCATTCTACATTTTATAAGTGACAATTTCCTAGGAAATCCAATAAAGTTCTTTTACCTAAAATCTTGCTTTGCACACAGCTATCCCAAACTGACCCCTTAGCAGAATTTCCAAAAATATAATGGGCAGTAGGGTCATTGGCTTGAAATGTTACTGCCCGATGATCGAAATGGATTGATCTTTGAACATATGGTGTAGACTCTAATTAAATTAATCTAATTGAAAAGGTTTATTCTATCTCCAGCAACTTTAACCAGATGGTGGGAACCTATGAGGAACTTCAGGCTTACCTGAAAGAATATGTAGAAGAACTTTCCAGGAGTGATGAAAAGAGGAATGCCCTGTGAGTGTAAAAGGACATGCAGCCatacaaattaaattgaattattcCTGCTCTTGGACTGTGTATCATATTTAAATTCTTCCGCAGGATTCTCATGATTGAGTAAGTACAGGAAACTATTCTTACTAAACTTCTTGTCTCAGGCCACATTCACCACAGATTGATTCTGCAGAAGCCCAAGAGCTGAGAAGGTTAAAGGAGA harbors:
- the prkg2l gene encoding uncharacterized protein prkg2l isoform X1, with protein sequence MRQDLKRWRRAEHQEKEALSELSSDLRKNLLQLQRAEVTRRRQKEKCQQTNSFFNNPFRYTSALLGQPKSGRLACSKEEVEEAVKAAHSDPSRDLPLGKCPFPIPKLNPSVPFNMADFTFEEVRSVVKRARAGSAPGQSGTSYKIYKNCPQLLRRLATLLRTLWKKKQEPLLWTLAEGCLIPKDLNSSSLEQFREISLLDIEGKVFWAIIARRLTSYLLANGYIDASVQKGGVPGYSGCLEHTVVISQIIKEVKSQKKTLSVVWLDLAKAYPNVPHQLICKALEQYQVRSEVIQLVMSHMGSLQMSFSVQDFTTKWQRLEKGIMAGCTISVSLFVAAMNLLLKAGESQCKGPTALDDTRHPACRAFMDDITVMTPFILGTRWVLSALEKMATWARMQFKPGKSRSLCILKGNLSNNTFSIQGSEIPTIHEKRIRCLGKSYDSTLKDRANLEDTAAQLKEWLSRVDRSLLLGRFKVWCFEHGIIPRLQWPFLLYDFPMTRVEAMERVCSRSIRKWLGVPPAFSSVNLNSRSSALRLPCSSVIEEFKATKARAACTLLVSRDTKVRHASSAINCGRKWKPLEAVKEAEAYWRHQEIVGTVCRGRLGLGNYTVKNWSKTNTRDRRDLVVRRVREAAEEDRRVKAAWLGTQARWMQWEGALERPLSWKEIWGTDQNKLGFLLRAVADLLPTPSNLKIWGKEEEASCNHCGASLCTLNHILTSCPKALAGGRYRWRHDKVLTEVAKWVELQRSHTSKQPPVPPRLTSFQPEGSKVPKGRRSDHRPSMLHRASDWELRVDLKKKLVFPQEVVATTLRPDMILLSRSSKSIILAELTVPWEDRLAISHQAKKAKYQDIVDEATLAGWHTTLFPIEVGARGPPPHQCAVSCRGSDLSPNKYRRLSGR